The Suricata suricatta isolate VVHF042 chromosome 13, meerkat_22Aug2017_6uvM2_HiC, whole genome shotgun sequence nucleotide sequence GTATCCCTAAAGTCAGTGACATATCaggctcccctctccctggtcatGAGAACGTGGAGAGGCCATGAACACCTCGAACTCTGAAGAATCCAGCAATAGAATCTGTCTTGCCATACATCACAGAAAAGCCTAGATAGAGTAGTACTAGCCTTTATAGACTCCCAAACCACTGACCCCAAACTGCATTAAAGCTCATATTCCACTGCCACCATTCAGTCCATTCTTAGGAAACCATAGGAGATCCACAAAAGCCAAAGCAACCTagaggaaaatgaacaaagtgggaggcatcacacttccctGACTTTAAACTATAATACAGACTTATAGTAATCAACACTATATGTGATTGGCATGAAAACGTGTAGACCCTGTAATGGAATACAGAGCCTAGAGATGAACCATGCATATGCCATCAATCGATccttgacaagggagccaagtaTATACACAATGAgtaaaggatagtctcttcaataaattgtgTCAAGAAACTGattatccacatgcaaaagaatgaaaattgatCCCAATGATGTAAAAATATGTGTCTGTGACATTCGGCCCCAGGAGCCAAAAATGTCCACCACCTCCAGTAGCAGCAGCACCCCCATCCAGGAGCTATTCAGGTACACATCTCATAGCAGTTCATGGCCATGTTCAAGTGCAAGGCCTTCCTGCACTGATACATGAGCGAGGGCATGGATGAGATGAAGCTCACCAAGGACGAAAACAGCATGAACGACCTGGTTTCTGAGTACCAGCAATACCAGGATGCGAGAGTCACGAAGCAGGGTGaatttgaggaagagaaagaggaggaggtaACCTAGAGCTGTTTGGTACCTGGTTCAGTATCGAAGCCGTGTGAACTCTTTATTCATTAACAATCTGTTCTCTGAACGCCATGTCTCACTGTGTGTGCACTGCTCTTCTTCTTGATCTTCTTCCTGTCTTGACAGCACATGCACTACAGCGTGGGATATTTGTGTATGAAGTTTTCTATCCTAAGTGGAGATTGTCTCCTAATCTGTATCTTTCTtttcagttccttccttccttcctttctttgctttccttccgagagagagagagagagagagagagagagagagagagagagcgagcacacaagagcagagcaagcacacacacagagggagagagggaatctcaagcagggtccaaactgtcagcacagagcctgatgtggggctccaactcactaaccctgagataatgacttgagcataaactgagtcagatgcttaactgattgagccacccaggcacccctttcttttcactttcttaatgggTTTTCTTTTGGAGCAGAAGTTTTGaactttgatgaagtccaatttctcattttttttcttttatgaatcatCTAAGCAGCCTTTGCCTAAcccaaggaaacatttttttttcatttttttctaaaagccttgtaattcttatattttggaatatgacccattttgagttaccttttttttgtgtatggtattaaGTAAGAGTCTAAGTGGAAGGTTTTGCATGGGTATATCCATTTTCcctagcactatttgttgaaatgatTATCCTTCCCCCTTGAATTGCCTTCACACCTATGTCAAAAACCAGCTTACCACaaaaataaggtttattttttatgaagtttatttctggaccctCAATTCTGTTGCATTGTTCCACATTTCTATCTTTATGTAAGTGCTgcactgtcttgatgattgcagctttATAGTANNNNNNNNNNNNNNNNNNNNNNNNNNNNNNNNNNNNNNNNNNNNNNNNNNNNNNNNNNNNNNNNNNNNNNNNNNNNNNNNNNNNNNNNNNNNNNNNNNNNacacacacacacacatacatacacatatatatatgtattactgCATTAAGCAGGCATCTACTCCTGGGCAGGTGTCAGATACTAATGGGTACGAGCTCAGTGTCTGCAGTGTGGCAGACTGGGCCCCAATCCTCAGTCTGGCCTTCATATATTTTGTGATCTTAGGTAGTGACTTCATCTCTCTGAGGCTCAGATTCTTCACTGGCAAAGGAGAGGTAACTATTTCTACTTCACAACACgatttttgaggattaaatgaggcaatGCACACAAATTATTCAGTCCCATGCCTGGCACAATTGGTGCTCAGTAAAAAgaaggtatttttattatatcccCCCAATCCAATGTTTGTTTCATGGAGGTTCCTGTTCCACCATTGTTGGAGCAGGACAGGTAGAATTCTGAGAGGACAGACTCATCTTAAGGCTCCCTCTCATAATTCAAGGTCACAATTTGACCTTCTTCCCACAGCTAATGACCCAGCTGCCTCCTTCTCAAGGTCCTCCCTGAAACAATGTTCCTGGTTGGTTCCAGCCACCTTGTTTTCTTCTGGTTCCTAAGTAAGGACTGACACAGCCTACATCAGTGAGCAGTCAGGATTCTGCGTCAGGTCAAGTTGCTGTCCTCCTTGGTAGCCATGAACAGAGAGAGCTGGTGCCCCTGAGCAAGCTTGTGGTCTTTGAGGATGACTCAGGGTCCTGCTCCTACTCTTGAGTGAGAATATCAGTCTTGATTCCCTCATCAGGGGTATGTGGTTATCCTAACCTTTACTCTAACTTCCAATTAGATGGTAAATCTGGAATCCGTCATCAAAGAGCCGAGTCATGGTGAGTAAGTCAATTATCATTTTAGCTACagttttcccatctttaaaatgaggacacGAAGTTTGCCTTGTGCACTAAACAGTCCCTAAATATGTACTTACtattttcaaagaagttaaaGCATGTGATAGTCCTTTGTAAATTATATGATTGTATAAGTGTGAGTGATAAATTTTTCTTAGAGGGAGTTAACATTTTAGACAAAGGTAGCTGACAAAATAGCTTCTCTGGACACTCTGACTAATGACGTTATAATTTCTATGCAAAGAAGTTGAGTAGGAATTCTTGTCAGGCATACGTTGTGATTCTTTCTGTTGTACTTAGTTGTGTGtattattgaaatttaaataatgtacACTTTTGTTGTCTCATagttaaaatgattataataatcaTTCATTAGGACTATGGTGAGGATCTGATTTGAAAGGACATGTAAAACACGTGAAATACCTGGATTGGACACTTTTAGTAACAGAGaaatttaaatgacttaaaaCAGGACTCAGCCAATTACACTGAAAGCCTGTGACATAGCTTTAATAATTCTGTGCCAAGTTGGAGAGATTCACACccttttaaagaggaaatgactgatatttattttctggtaCTCATTTCACATTTTGATCCTAGAGAGTTAGTGAGATTTGAACCTGCTTTGACATTAAGATATCAACTCCTTGAACATAAAGACTTCCCATTTCTTGTTTATTGCTATTATCATTATGGGACCAAGCTGttgctcaatagatatttgttgaataaagaataaatgctttgttttttggggggaagaaacCTGGTTAATGTGAGGGTTTCATGCATCATTAGAGCCCGAATGGGCCCAACAGTTGTGAGAAATCAACAGAAAGGTAGCTAAAATAAGGAATTTGCATAGAAAGAACCTCACTATAATGTAATGACATGTTCACTGACTTTCCCCCATTTCGTCAATTGCCCCCAGAGATGAAACAATATGAGGAGGGAGAACCAGAGCGGCGTGTCCGAGTTCCTCCTCCTGGGGCTGCCCATCCACCCAGAGCAGCAGGGCGTGTTCTTTGCCCTGTTCCTGGGCATGTACCTGACCACGGTGCTGGGGAACCTGCTCATCGTCCTGCTCATCAGGCTGGACTCtcgcctccacacccccatgtacttcttcctcagccACTTGGCCTTCTCTGACATTTCCCTTTCATCTGTCACAGTTCCAAAGATGCTCATGAACATGCAGACTCAGCAACAATCCATCCCCTATGTGGGGTGCATTTCACAGgtgtattttttcataatttttggtTGTCTTGACAATGTCCTTCTTGCAGTGATGGCGTACGACCGGTATGTGGCCATCTGTCAACCACTCCTCTACACCACCATCATGAGGCAGGAGCTGTGTATCTCATTAGTGGCTGGATCTTGGTTCTTCTCTTGTATTCATGCCCTGTTGCATACCCTCCTCTTGGTCCAACTGCCCTTCTGTGATAATACTATCCCTCACTTCTTTTGTGACCTCACTGTGCTCCTGAAGATGAGTTGTTCAGACATCTCTCTCAATGAGCTGGTCATCTTTACCGAGGGAGGAATTCTTTTCATCCTGCCTGTGAGTAGTATCTTGGGCTCATATGTTCGTATAGGAACAACTGTCGTAAGGGTATCATCCACAAAAGGACTTTTTAAAGCCTTTTCTACCTGTGGCTCCCAtctttttgtggtgtctttatacTATGGGACACTTGTAGGTGTTTACTTTTTCTCCTCATCATGGAACTTTAACAACAAAGATGTAATTGCTTCGGTCATGTATACAGTAGTTACCCCTATGCTGAACCCCTTTATCTATAGCCTGAGGAACAAAGATATAAAACAGGCCCTACAAATATTTGTCTACAAATATTTGGCTAACTTTTAAGTGACAATCACTGAATCTTATTATTGCAGTCATTCACAGTGAGACATGTCTACTAAAACTATTATGATTGGCAACTCTGTGTAACTTAAAAAGGATATACATTCTGTTGTCATGTACAGTGTCATCAATTGTCAAGTAGGTCAAGTTTGTCACTTGGattgttaaatattctttatccTTAAAATTTTTCCGGCTTTTTCATCACCCCTTATGTGTGTGAAATCACGCAAAACATATTGCACAATTATAGTTGTGGATTTGTTTCCCTTTTAGATATTCCCAGTCATTgcctgtatattttatataccatGTTACTGAGGACATGCAGACTTAGCATCATGATCTGCTCCTGTGTACTGACTCTTTTATACAGTGGTGTGCTGAAGCTGGCTTGCATTGACTTTAAGCTGAATGTGAACATCTCTTTCTGACTCCACATTCGATGACATCATGTTAGTAGACTGAAATCAGCCATAGTGGAAATAATTACACTATGGAGATTGGCAAATGCAACAAAGCAAAGTTCCTCAGAGagccatttttattcctttaacagCACACCACNNNNNNNNNNNNNNNNNNNNNNNNNNNNNNNNNNNNNNNNNNNNNNNNNNNNNNNNNNNNNNNNNNNNNNNNNNNNNNNNNNNNNNNNNNNNNNNNNNNNcaaattcttttttattctttgagtgaTAATCACTGcctattctattcatttttaagcTCGAACTATTCCAGATTTTTCCAgatttggccattgggagctccTTCTCACTGGCTCCTCTCTATGATTCACTGAGCACTTCCTTTCAGGCTCAGCAAAATTCTCTTCGATAGTCTTGTCAtcatcgcttcttggccttttggctaagatcaagtgataGTCTTGTCGTGCCCTGGCCCCAGTCCTGGAAttagcctttttcttttatttttggtagcgttggtcccttttatttcttatgtttactttttagtttttctttaaattccagttagttaacatatggtgtaatattcgtttcaggtgcacaacattcAGCACTTCCGTACAGCACCCTGTGCTCCTCACAACCAAAGCACTGCTTCATGCCTATTGCCTGTTTAACCCAGtgtcccacccacctcccctctggaaaccatcagttcattctctagagttaagagtctgtttcctggtttgccccctctttctcccctcaccttcgctcatttgttttgtttcttaaattccacgtatgagtgaaatcatgtggtgtttatctttctctgactgacttacttcacttaggataatactctctagctccacccatgtcattgtcaatggtcagatttcattctttttatggctgagtaatattccattgtgtgtataagtgtgtatatgtatatgtgagattttatatacacacacacacacatatataacatcttatattttttcctcagaTCTAGGGTTAGTGTTAGCATTAGGGCCAGGGTGAGGGTATATGCCTAGTATCCTCAAGTTCAGAGACCTCGCAAGAGGGTTAACTTTGATCCTTTTAAAGGACAATTATAGAAAGCACATTTGGCCTTAGGTGTGTTCATAGCTTACAAAGCTTCTAAATGATCTGAGGGTCAACTAGGAAATATATGTAACAGAAACACAGGAAAGAGAAACTACAAACTAATAAACTAAAGGAATGGTTACCCATAGGAAGTGGgccaagggagagacagagaaaatgcagGACTGGGAATAGTATAGACATTACTATATAACATGTAAATTCAATctatttatacatattaaaacCCATGAGTTCAAACTGATATCTCCAATTCCAGTTTGATGCCATAGAATTCTTTCCATCCTCTCCTTTTCCATGTACATAGCTCCTTTCCCTGATAGTGAGGAGTCATTCCCTTTTCTACAATATGTCTATTTATttgctgtatctttttttttcctctccataatattttattgtcaaattgttttccatacaacacccagtgctcttccccttaagtgccctccaccatcaccaccacctctcttccccccNNNNNNNNNNNNNNNNNNNNNNNNNNNNNNNNNNNNNNNNNNNNNNNNNNNNNNNNNNNNNNNNNNNNNNNNNNNNNNNNNNNNNNNNNNNNNNNNNNNNttttttttttttttttttttttttggtgcaaaaaggagagtttattaaagcacagggacaagaCCCATGTGTAGAAAGAACTGCtctgggattgtgaggagtgactggttatatactatggaattGGGGGGGGTTAAAGGCAAAGGGAAagcactttcattctttttttaaaattatttattttctcattttcttcatttcctttttttattttttactattactatattttattatttaaattttatatgtactttttatatgcaaatattcttttattcttttatttattttgttttaaaataaaattaaaattttattgtataatgtattatatttctgttattataagttatattttatattatataaaaacaataaaatataatgttttatttta carries:
- the LOC115275853 gene encoding olfactory receptor 1J4-like, with product MRRENQSNVSEFLLLGLPIRPEQQSMFFALFIGMYLTTVLGNLLIILLIRLDPRLHTPMYFFLSHLAFTDVSFSSVTVPKMLMNMHTKYKSIPYAGCISQTYFFIFCADLDSFLITSMAYDRYVAICHPLHYTIIMSQSICIMLLAGSWLIACACALLHTLLLARLMAPENQSGVSEFLLLGLPIHPEQQGVFFALFLGMYLTTVLGNLLIVLLIRLDSRLHTPMYFFLSHLAFSDISLSSVTVPKMLMNMQTQQQSIPYVGCISQVYFFIIFGCLDNVLLAVMAYDRYVAICQPLLYTTIMRQELCISLVAGSWFFSCIHALLHTLLLVQLPFCDNTIPHFFCDLTVLLKMSCSDISLNELVIFTEGGILFILPVSSILGSYVRIGTTVVRVSSTKGLFKAFSTCGSHLFVVSLYYGTLVGVYFFSSSWNFNNKDVIASVMYTVVTPMLNPFIYSLRNKDIKQALQIFVYKYLANF